The genomic DNA CTGCAGAATTCCGGGTGGTGTAGCAGTAGACGGAAGTGTAGCCCTGGACGGTGAGTGGGCAGAAGCGTCGGGTGTGGGCGTGTTCCTGAGTGGCCCCACACTGGGGACATACATAATCCCGCAAGATGGGACACAGGACCCGGCCTGCCTCATCTTTCAGGACATGGGACTGATAAATGGCCCGGGACTCTCCATTGTGTTTGCAGAATGAACAGAGCCGTTCTGGTGCTGGTGAGGAGTctttgctggcttgctggcttgctgggcTTGGTTTGGGCTCTGGCTTGGGATCCAGCCTGACGCTGGGCTCCTCTTCCTCATGCAGGGCCCCAACCAGGCTTGCAAGACCCAGGTAATCTGTCCACAGATTGAAAGTCCCCATGGCTGGGCAGAGGAGCTGAGAAGAAACTCCGGCCTGCTCAGCCTGTCTCCAACTTCCCTTCTTCCCTGAAGCTCTGGTTTACCTGGctgctttctcttttatcttgAGGTGGGGTGTGAAAGGGTGGAGCAGGCAGCTCTGGGGGGGTCCCTGATTGTCACTGGGGGCTTCTTACATACCTACCCAGGGGGTATATGGTGTTTGTGTAGGCAGGAGGTAGCCAGAGGCCGACAGGAGCCTCTGAACCCCCAGGCTTCTCCAgggtctcctccccctccctgtggGAGGTCAACCCCTGCTGGCCAGTAGCTGAGGAGGTAGGAAGGCTAAGAATTCTGCCCCCAGGGCCAAACACACTGACCCGGtgatttactaattttttttccctcctcctcctttccccaagGCTGAGGAAGGTGCCAGGTGGCCTTGAGCTCTTGTTAGGTCAGGTAAAGCAGCACAGTCTCTCAGGAAGGGGGCCTATGGACGAGTGGGGGTGGGCGTAGGACCAAGGACAGTTGAGGGCTGGGTCCCGAAGCTCTGGCCTCTCTAAGGGACTTTCATGCCCACTCCACAGGCCAAGAACTCGGTCATTAAGTGTGAacttaaaa from Acomys russatus chromosome 26, mAcoRus1.1, whole genome shotgun sequence includes the following:
- the Nanos3 gene encoding nanos homolog 3 yields the protein MGTFNLWTDYLGLASLVGALHEEEEPSVRLDPKPEPKPSPASQQASKDSSPAPERLCSFCKHNGESRAIYQSHVLKDEAGRVLCPILRDYVCPQCGATQEHAHTRRFCPLTVQGYTSVYCYTTRNSAGKKLPRPDKAKTQDAGHRPGGEAAAGSKSGRKPSGPSPSACCPSTKA